In a genomic window of Saccharothrix sp. HUAS TT1:
- a CDS encoding heavy metal translocating P-type ATPase, producing the protein MTTQPPTSGADAPAEDGLEVRRYRVLAGCVECASDLTPLRRVEGVRDVRMLSASGVLAVQAPKTLSDTVLLRTAAASGLTLEPEKPAVVDEAPQKKARWWLRPEMVLLGIAALFMVAADIVTRRAPESALANGLAMVSIAFGIIYPGRNALTMLRNKRFTINVLLVVAVIGAIPLGKFVEAACVVVIFSLGIILETFVADRARKSIQKLMDLAPRRAERFTFGGAVETVPVEELEVGDLVLVRPGARLPTDGEVTQGASWVDTSAITGESMPVEVVPGEAVYGGTLNGDGALRVEVAKRYQDTVLARVIREVEEAQQNRGRAQRFADRFGAIYTPAMIGVAVLMVALGPLLFDLTFAEAFYRALVVLIVSCSCALVLSVPVSVVSAVARAARDGVLIKGGAYLEELGRLKAVAFDKTGTLTLGRPALVAVHTLDGDDDGELLRLAAAVEAAATHPIAEAIVHAARDRDVEVRPAADVTIVAGQGAEATVDGRRIAVGRVADYSRDPSAAAALAEIERAGATPVAVTADGALIGLLGVADELRPEAKAAITELRSLGVAHTTMLTGDRERVARSIADQLGIESVRAQLMPADKSAAITALRAEHGTVAMVGDGVNDAPALATSNVAVVMGAAGTDVAMETADVALMSDDLTKLPYTVRLARRANRIIAQNVAVSLTVIAGLVVAALIGAFNLTQGVLINEAFALVIIANGLRLLRGGKKERTTVTAPTKARVAHSATLPKPAFALPVVEAVSAGGGGCGDDCGCGSKAEVEVPEPAPKIIPLARPAASGGCGDDCGCGSSGEAVQQVDLGRRGSD; encoded by the coding sequence GTGACCACACAACCTCCGACCAGCGGGGCGGACGCTCCGGCTGAGGACGGCCTGGAGGTGCGGCGGTACCGCGTCCTCGCGGGCTGCGTCGAGTGCGCCAGCGACCTCACGCCGTTGCGGCGGGTCGAGGGCGTCCGCGACGTCAGGATGCTCTCCGCGTCCGGCGTGCTCGCCGTCCAAGCCCCCAAGACGCTCAGCGACACCGTGCTGCTGCGCACCGCCGCCGCCTCCGGCCTGACCCTGGAGCCGGAGAAGCCCGCGGTCGTGGACGAAGCACCGCAGAAGAAGGCGCGCTGGTGGCTGCGCCCCGAGATGGTCCTGCTGGGCATCGCGGCGCTGTTCATGGTCGCCGCCGACATCGTCACCCGGCGCGCGCCGGAGTCCGCCCTGGCCAACGGGCTGGCGATGGTCTCGATCGCGTTCGGCATCATCTACCCCGGCCGCAACGCCCTGACGATGCTGCGCAACAAGCGGTTCACGATCAACGTGCTGCTGGTCGTGGCGGTCATCGGCGCGATACCGCTCGGCAAGTTCGTCGAGGCCGCCTGCGTCGTGGTGATCTTCTCCCTCGGCATCATCCTGGAGACGTTCGTCGCCGACCGCGCCCGCAAGTCCATCCAGAAGCTGATGGACCTGGCGCCGCGCCGGGCCGAGCGGTTCACCTTCGGCGGCGCCGTGGAGACCGTGCCGGTCGAGGAGCTGGAGGTCGGCGACCTGGTGCTGGTGCGCCCCGGCGCCCGGCTGCCCACCGACGGCGAGGTCACCCAGGGCGCGTCCTGGGTCGACACCTCCGCCATCACCGGCGAGTCGATGCCGGTCGAGGTCGTGCCCGGCGAGGCCGTCTACGGCGGCACCCTCAACGGCGACGGCGCGCTGCGCGTCGAGGTCGCCAAGCGCTACCAGGACACCGTGCTGGCCAGGGTCATCCGCGAGGTGGAGGAGGCGCAGCAGAACCGCGGCCGCGCCCAGCGGTTCGCCGACCGGTTCGGCGCGATCTACACCCCGGCGATGATCGGCGTCGCGGTCCTCATGGTCGCCCTCGGGCCGCTGCTGTTCGACCTGACCTTCGCCGAGGCGTTCTACCGGGCGCTGGTCGTGCTGATCGTGTCCTGCTCCTGCGCGCTCGTGCTGTCCGTGCCGGTGAGCGTGGTGTCCGCGGTGGCGCGCGCCGCGCGCGACGGCGTGCTGATCAAGGGCGGCGCGTACCTGGAGGAACTGGGCCGGCTCAAGGCGGTGGCGTTCGACAAGACCGGCACCCTCACCCTCGGGCGGCCCGCGCTGGTGGCCGTGCACACGCTGGACGGCGACGACGACGGCGAGCTGCTGCGCCTGGCCGCTGCGGTCGAGGCCGCCGCGACCCACCCGATCGCCGAGGCGATCGTCCACGCCGCCCGTGACCGCGACGTCGAGGTCCGGCCCGCGGCCGACGTGACGATCGTGGCGGGCCAGGGGGCGGAGGCGACCGTCGACGGCCGCCGGATCGCCGTCGGCCGCGTCGCGGACTACAGCCGGGACCCGTCGGCCGCCGCCGCGCTGGCCGAGATCGAGCGGGCGGGCGCCACCCCGGTCGCCGTCACCGCCGACGGCGCCCTGATCGGCCTGCTGGGCGTGGCCGACGAGCTGCGCCCCGAGGCGAAGGCCGCCATCACCGAGCTGCGCTCGCTCGGCGTCGCCCACACCACGATGCTCACCGGCGACCGCGAGCGCGTCGCCCGGTCGATCGCCGACCAGCTCGGCATCGAGAGCGTCCGCGCGCAGCTGATGCCCGCCGACAAGAGCGCCGCGATCACCGCGCTGCGGGCGGAGCACGGCACCGTCGCCATGGTCGGCGACGGCGTCAACGACGCGCCCGCCCTCGCCACGTCGAACGTCGCGGTGGTCATGGGCGCGGCGGGCACGGACGTGGCCATGGAGACCGCCGACGTCGCGCTGATGTCCGACGACCTGACCAAGCTGCCCTACACCGTGCGGCTGGCGCGGCGGGCGAACCGGATCATCGCGCAGAACGTCGCGGTGTCGCTCACCGTCATCGCGGGCCTCGTCGTCGCCGCCCTGATCGGCGCGTTCAACCTCACCCAGGGCGTCCTGATCAACGAAGCCTTCGCCCTGGTCATCATCGCCAACGGCCTCCGCCTGCTGCGCGGCGGCAAGAAGGAGAGGACAACCGTGACGGCTCCCACCAAGGCCCGCGTCGCCCACTCGGCGACGTTGCCGAAGCCCGCGTTCGCACTGCCGGTGGTCGAGGCGGTGTCCGCCGGTGGCGGCGGCTGCGGCGACGACTGCGGTTGCGGCTCCAAGGCCGAGGTCGAGGTCCCGGAGCCCGCGCCGAAGATCATCCCGCTGGCGCGGCCCGCGGCCTCCGGCGGCTGCGGGGACGACTGCGGCTGCGGCTCCTCCGGCGAGGCGGTCCAGCAGGTCGACCTCGGGCGGCGCGGCAGCGACTGA
- a CDS encoding amino acid adenylation domain-containing protein: MTTTDPMPPILGELARAEIRVRLVGNDELEVSAPRGALSAQLRDRIVADKPAIIRWLSGAARTAHALSRVVPDPAAADEPFPLSDLQTSFLVGAAEGLEYHVRPHQYMEFDLVDLDVRRFTDAVNHNLRRQRDNLVVVTEDMRLRRVADFTPLEPVVHDFRGLSEERAREELLRIRERVRRRQLPLDRWPWLDVQISLHGERDARVHYNNNNFFSDGMGTSRFLDAVFGRYRDPSLALPELEVSFRDCVVALAGIERSPLGRESEAYWRDRIPEWPDAPSIPLATGAQAQGRSELNRRELVLPAEQWTALKRRARSHGLTDSNVVYAAYAEVVATWSGAKHFLLNNMVTHRLPLHPQIGEVMGNFASLYPLEVDWRGDEPFEAKARRLRAQVLQDVQHTHWSGVKVLQALNRHRRTPGRAACPFVISSGLFMGKFDRPAYSTLETPQVLLDCQFWEQDDGTMWIAWDVIESMFPDGVVDAMLSAFHDLVVGLAHDDSWWRRTRFDLVPDSDLAARRALNEAPHHVPGGLLHDALADRAADSADRVAVRTPTTALTYRELHRRSARVAASLLDAGLTGGELVPVVLAKDWRQPAAVQGVLSAGGAYVPIDPEWPADRIEHLFKATDARHVVTSEELRDRLAGLGDVTVHVVDDAADGRPPRQAVRRSPLDIAYVIYTSGSTGTPKGAALDHRGPLNTVVDINERFGIGADDVVFGISSLCFDLSVYDVFGAAAAGATLVLPDPSESHDPRAWVSTVRATGVTVWNSVPALMQLAVEEAEATGLDLPSLRVVLLSGDWIPVDLPDRVRRVAPNARVISLGGATEASIWSIHHPVDEVDPAWTSIPYGKPLGGQTWHVLDEGGADAPTWVPGHLHIGGVGVAVGYFNDEERTDAAFVTHPRTGERLYRTGDLGRYLPDGTIEFLGRADFQVKVQGFRVEPGEIEHVLAQHPAVSRALVTVRDTPAGRRLVGFAAATGVDGQEVREFLADRLPRYMVPAHVTVLDRLPLTSNGKVDRRALDGLGPADGEPAREFVAPRTDLEAEVAAIWAAVLEVPRVGVFDDFFDLGGQSFAGLRVISRLSRQLGKRLSLGALLSGRTVAALCEHLNQAWSALVPLRENPGAPRVFLVHPAGGSVLAYRPLADLVDADWHALQAPGPDSGQEVPAEVEDFAARYVEEIRRVQPHGPYVLGGWSSGAVIAAQVAHELERAGDRVTRLFVFDSPAPMPAPEVDPVSMLLWFLEDLDLGFRADDATADERAALLAAAEHDRLRAGLRVLERRTGRAVAVDEAHLRDTYAVFSGVVRACRRHRPAVIGADVLVVRAADGVVSEFADHPHAEDPDWGWHTLTTGAATGIALPGTHYTLLTDRHVTPVAAAVRDHLERVLEARS; encoded by the coding sequence ATGACCACCACCGATCCCATGCCGCCCATCCTCGGCGAACTGGCACGCGCGGAGATCAGGGTCCGGCTCGTCGGGAACGACGAGCTGGAGGTCAGCGCGCCGCGCGGCGCGCTCTCGGCCCAGCTGCGCGACCGCATCGTCGCCGACAAGCCCGCGATCATCCGCTGGCTGTCCGGCGCCGCGCGCACCGCGCACGCCCTGTCGCGGGTCGTGCCGGACCCGGCGGCGGCCGACGAGCCGTTCCCGCTGTCCGACCTGCAGACGTCGTTCCTGGTGGGCGCCGCCGAGGGGCTGGAGTACCACGTCCGGCCGCACCAGTACATGGAGTTCGACCTGGTCGACCTGGACGTGCGGCGGTTCACCGACGCGGTGAACCACAACCTCCGCCGGCAGCGGGACAACCTGGTCGTGGTCACCGAGGACATGAGGCTGCGCCGCGTCGCCGACTTCACGCCGCTGGAGCCGGTGGTCCACGACTTCCGCGGCCTGTCCGAGGAGCGGGCGCGGGAGGAGCTGCTGCGCATCCGCGAACGCGTCCGCCGCAGGCAGCTGCCCCTGGACCGGTGGCCGTGGCTGGACGTCCAGATCAGCCTGCACGGCGAGCGCGACGCCCGCGTCCACTACAACAACAACAACTTCTTCAGCGACGGCATGGGCACCAGCCGGTTCCTGGACGCCGTCTTCGGGCGCTACCGGGACCCCTCGCTCGCGCTGCCCGAGCTGGAGGTCAGCTTCCGGGACTGCGTCGTCGCGCTGGCCGGGATCGAGCGGTCGCCCCTGGGGCGGGAGTCGGAGGCGTACTGGCGCGACCGCATCCCGGAGTGGCCCGACGCGCCGTCGATCCCGCTGGCGACCGGGGCCCAGGCCCAGGGGAGGTCCGAGCTCAACCGCCGCGAGCTCGTGCTGCCCGCCGAGCAGTGGACCGCGCTCAAGCGGCGCGCCCGGTCGCACGGCCTGACCGACAGCAACGTCGTGTACGCGGCCTACGCCGAGGTCGTCGCCACCTGGAGCGGCGCCAAGCACTTCCTGCTCAACAACATGGTCACCCACCGGCTGCCGCTGCACCCGCAGATCGGCGAGGTCATGGGCAACTTCGCGTCGCTGTACCCGCTGGAGGTCGACTGGCGGGGGGACGAGCCGTTCGAGGCCAAGGCGCGCAGGCTGCGCGCCCAGGTGCTGCAGGACGTGCAGCACACGCACTGGAGCGGTGTGAAGGTGCTGCAGGCCCTCAACCGGCACCGCCGCACGCCCGGCCGGGCGGCCTGCCCGTTCGTCATCAGCTCCGGCCTGTTCATGGGCAAGTTCGACCGGCCCGCCTACTCGACCCTCGAAACGCCGCAGGTGCTGCTCGACTGCCAGTTCTGGGAGCAGGACGACGGCACGATGTGGATCGCCTGGGACGTCATCGAGTCCATGTTCCCCGACGGGGTGGTCGACGCGATGCTCAGCGCGTTCCACGACCTCGTGGTCGGCCTGGCGCACGACGACTCGTGGTGGCGGCGCACCCGTTTCGACCTCGTCCCCGACAGCGACCTGGCCGCGCGCCGCGCGCTCAACGAAGCGCCGCACCACGTGCCCGGGGGGCTCCTGCACGACGCGCTCGCCGACCGCGCCGCGGACTCGGCGGACCGGGTCGCGGTGCGCACGCCGACGACCGCGCTCACCTATCGCGAGCTGCACCGGCGCAGCGCGCGCGTCGCGGCCTCGCTGCTCGACGCGGGCCTGACCGGGGGCGAACTCGTGCCCGTCGTGCTCGCCAAGGACTGGCGGCAACCCGCCGCCGTGCAGGGCGTGCTGTCGGCCGGCGGCGCCTACGTGCCCATCGACCCGGAGTGGCCCGCCGACCGGATCGAGCACCTGTTCAAGGCCACCGACGCGCGGCACGTCGTGACCTCCGAGGAGCTGCGCGACCGGCTCGCCGGCCTCGGCGACGTGACCGTGCACGTGGTGGACGACGCGGCGGACGGGCGCCCGCCCCGGCAGGCGGTCCGGCGGTCCCCGCTCGACATCGCCTACGTCATCTACACCTCCGGCTCGACCGGCACGCCCAAGGGCGCCGCCCTCGACCACCGGGGACCGCTGAACACGGTCGTGGACATCAACGAGCGCTTCGGCATCGGCGCGGACGACGTCGTCTTCGGCATCTCGTCGCTGTGCTTCGACCTGTCGGTGTACGACGTGTTCGGCGCCGCGGCGGCGGGCGCGACCCTCGTCCTGCCCGACCCGTCGGAATCGCACGACCCCCGCGCCTGGGTGTCCACCGTCCGGGCGACCGGTGTCACGGTCTGGAACTCCGTCCCGGCGCTGATGCAGCTCGCCGTCGAGGAGGCCGAGGCGACCGGCCTGGACCTGCCGTCGCTGCGGGTCGTGCTGCTCAGCGGCGACTGGATCCCCGTCGACCTGCCCGACCGCGTCCGCCGCGTCGCGCCCAACGCCCGGGTGATCAGCCTGGGCGGCGCGACGGAAGCCTCGATCTGGTCGATCCACCACCCCGTGGACGAGGTCGACCCGGCCTGGACCAGCATCCCGTACGGCAAGCCCCTGGGCGGGCAGACCTGGCACGTGCTGGACGAGGGCGGCGCGGACGCGCCGACGTGGGTGCCCGGCCACCTGCACATCGGCGGCGTCGGCGTGGCCGTCGGCTACTTCAACGACGAGGAGCGCACCGACGCCGCGTTCGTCACCCACCCGAGGACCGGTGAACGGCTCTACCGGACCGGCGACCTCGGCCGGTACCTGCCCGACGGCACGATCGAATTCCTCGGCCGCGCCGACTTCCAGGTCAAGGTCCAGGGCTTCCGCGTCGAGCCGGGCGAGATCGAGCACGTCCTCGCGCAGCACCCGGCGGTGTCCCGCGCGCTGGTCACCGTCCGCGACACCCCCGCGGGCCGCCGGCTCGTCGGCTTCGCGGCCGCGACCGGGGTCGACGGGCAGGAGGTGCGCGAGTTCCTGGCCGACCGGCTGCCCCGGTACATGGTGCCCGCGCACGTGACCGTGCTCGACCGGCTGCCGCTGACCTCCAACGGCAAGGTCGACCGGCGCGCCCTCGACGGGCTCGGCCCCGCCGACGGCGAGCCCGCCCGGGAGTTCGTCGCGCCGCGCACCGACCTCGAAGCCGAGGTGGCCGCCATCTGGGCCGCCGTGCTGGAGGTGCCGCGGGTCGGGGTGTTCGACGACTTCTTCGACCTCGGCGGCCAGTCCTTCGCCGGCCTCCGCGTGATCAGCAGGCTCTCCCGGCAGCTCGGCAAGCGCCTGTCGCTGGGCGCGCTGCTCTCCGGGCGCACCGTCGCCGCGCTGTGCGAGCACCTGAACCAGGCGTGGTCGGCGCTCGTGCCGCTGCGCGAGAACCCCGGCGCGCCACGCGTCTTCCTCGTGCACCCGGCGGGCGGCAGCGTCCTGGCCTACCGGCCGCTGGCCGACCTGGTGGACGCCGACTGGCACGCCCTGCAGGCCCCCGGCCCCGACTCCGGCCAGGAGGTGCCCGCCGAGGTCGAGGACTTCGCCGCCCGCTACGTCGAGGAGATCCGCCGCGTGCAGCCGCACGGGCCCTACGTGCTCGGCGGCTGGTCGTCCGGGGCGGTCATCGCGGCACAGGTGGCGCACGAGCTGGAACGGGCCGGCGACCGGGTGACCCGGCTGTTCGTGTTCGACTCGCCCGCGCCGATGCCCGCGCCCGAGGTGGACCCGGTGTCGATGCTGCTGTGGTTCCTGGAAGACCTCGACCTCGGCTTCCGGGCCGACGACGCCACGGCGGACGAGCGCGCCGCCCTGCTCGCCGCCGCCGAGCACGACCGCCTGCGCGCGGGGCTGCGGGTGCTCGAACGCCGCACCGGCCGCGCGGTCGCGGTCGACGAGGCGCACCTGCGCGACACCTACGCGGTGTTCAGCGGCGTCGTGCGCGCCTGCCGCCGCCACCGGCCCGCCGTCATCGGCGCCGACGTGCTGGTCGTCCGAGCCGCCGACGGCGTCGTGAGCGAGTTCGCCGACCACCCGCACGCCGAGGACCCCGACTGGGGCTGGCACACCCTCACCACGGGCGCCGCGACCGGGATCGCCCTGCCGGGCACCCACTACACGCTGCTCACCGACCGGCACGTCACCCCCGTCGCGGCCGCGGTGCGCGACCACCTCGAACGAGTGCTGGAGGCACGATCGTGA
- a CDS encoding carboxymuconolactone decarboxylase family protein — protein sequence MPKLDPFAGPGFAAMSALSKAVEDDAELDLGLVELIKLRCSQVNGCTYCVRTHVEKALHAGETQERVDNVAEWRTHTAFTDRERTILALAESVTLVADTHVDEGVLDAAIAELGPALTQQVVWVVAVINAFNRLAISARID from the coding sequence ATGCCCAAGCTCGACCCGTTCGCGGGCCCCGGCTTCGCCGCGATGAGCGCGCTGTCCAAGGCCGTCGAGGACGACGCCGAACTCGACCTCGGCCTGGTGGAGCTGATCAAGCTCCGCTGCTCGCAGGTCAACGGCTGCACCTACTGCGTCCGCACGCACGTCGAGAAGGCACTGCACGCGGGTGAGACCCAGGAGCGCGTGGACAACGTCGCCGAGTGGCGCACGCACACCGCGTTCACCGACCGGGAGCGCACGATCCTCGCCCTGGCCGAGTCCGTCACCCTCGTCGCCGACACGCACGTCGACGAGGGGGTCCTCGACGCCGCCATCGCCGAGCTCGGCCCGGCGCTCACCCAGCAGGTCGTCTGGGTGGTCGCCGTGATCAACGCCTTCAACCGGCTGGCCATCAGCGCCCGCATCGACTAG